In Crassostrea angulata isolate pt1a10 chromosome 6, ASM2561291v2, whole genome shotgun sequence, a genomic segment contains:
- the LOC128187256 gene encoding acanthoscurrin-1-like yields MIRAIVLLTICVATVYCSGYRPGGGHIGGGRIGGGRLGRLGGGLDGIIGGGSQWSDSWQSGSHGGLGGRIGGGLGGHGRIIGGGQGRIIGGGRGYGGNGCGPYGCGGHYGRK; encoded by the exons ATGATTCGAGCCATCGTTCTTCTGACTATCTGCGTCGCTACCGTTTACTGCAGCGGTTACAGAC CTGGTGGTGGTCACATCGGCGGGGGCCGAATCGGTGGTGGACGTCTTGGACGTCTTGGGGGAGGGTTAGATGGTATCATTGGTGGTGGCAGCCAGTGGTCCGATTCCTGGCAGTCTGGTAGCCATGGAGGTCTCGGAGGTCGTATTGGAGGTGGTCTTGGAGGACACGGAAGGATCATTGGAGGAGGTCAAGGACGGATTATTGGAGGAGGCCGCGGCTATGGAGGAAATGGATGCGGACCTTACGGATGTGGTGGACATTATGGACGAAAATAA